A region from the Coturnix japonica isolate 7356 chromosome 28, Coturnix japonica 2.1, whole genome shotgun sequence genome encodes:
- the MAP2K2 gene encoding dual specificity mitogen-activated protein kinase kinase 2 isoform X2 codes for MEGTSFTPHFMAQQRRRELLAPSKVHPLLPTTTLPPRCAPGGHHQGALQPPPPYWFRPFDLMLRPARPAGAARPCRPRGSRCYRPSPSPPAPLRDQGLEDPQSEANLVDLQKKLEELELDEQQKKRLEAFLTQKAKVGELKDDDFERISELGAGNGGVVTKVQHKPSGLIMARKLIHLEIKPAIRNQIIRELQVLHECNSPYIVGFYGAFYSDGEISICMEHMDGGSLDQVLKEAKRIPEEILGKVSIAVLRGLAYLREKHQIMHRDVKPSNILVNSRGEIKLCDFGVSGQLIDSMANSFVGTRSYMSPERLQGTHYSVQSDIWSMGLSLVELSIGRYPIPPPDSKELEAIFGRPVVDGAEGESHSVSPRARPPGRPISGHGMDSRPAMAIFELLDYIVNEPPPKLPNGVFTQDFQEFVNKCLIKNPAERADLKMLMNHTFIKRSEVEEVDFAGWLCKTLRLNQPSTPTRAAV; via the exons ATGGAGGGCACCTCCTTCACGCCTCATTTTATGGCCCAACAGCGGAGACGGGAACTCCTTGCACCGAGCAAAGTCCATCCCCTCCTCCCTACCACCACCCTGCCACCACGCTGCGCTCCCGGCGGTcaccaccagggggcgctgcagcccccacccccctaTTGGTTCCGCCCCTTTGACTTGATGCTCCGCCCCGCTCGGCCCGCAGGCGCGGCCCGGCCATGCCGGCCAAGAGGAAGCCGGTGTTACCGGCCCTCACcatcacccccagccccattgagGGACCAGGGCCTGGAGGATCCGCAGAGTGA GGCTAACCTGGTGGACCTACAGAagaagctggaggagctggagttGGATGAGCAGCAGAAGAAGCGTTTGGAAGCTTTCCTCACTCAGAAAGCTAAAGTGGGAGAGCTGAAGGATGATGACTTTGAGAGGATCTCCGAGCTGGGGGCTGGCAATGGTGGTGTGGTCACCAAAGTGCAACATAAACCTTCGGGGCTCATTATGGCACGGAAG CTGATTCATCTAGAAATCAAACCGGCCATCAGGAATCAGATTATCCgagagctgcaggtgctgcatgAGTGTAATTCCCCGTACATTGTGGGTTTTTATGGAGCTTTCTACAGCGATGGGGAGATTTCCATCTGCATGGAGCACATG GATGGTGGTTCCCTGGATCAAGTGTTGAAAGAAGCCAAAAGAATCCCTGAGGAAATACTGGGGAAAGTCAGTATAGCG GTCCTGAGAGGTTTGGCCTATCTGAGAGAGAAGCACCAAATCATGCACAGAG ATGTGAAGCCTTCCAACATCCTGGTTAACTCTCGAGGAGAGATTAAGCTGTGTGATTTTGGGGTCAGTGGTCAGCTCATTGACTCCATGGCAAACTCTTTTGTGGGAACTCGGTCCTACATGTCT CCTGAACGGTTGCAGGGCACTCATTACTCAGTCCAGTCTGACATCTGGAGTATGGGTCTGTCATTGGTGGAGCTTTCTATTGGAAGGTACCCAATACCCCCACCAGACTCCAAGGAACTGGAAGCAATATTTGGCCGTCCTGTGGTGGATGGGGCAGAGGGAGAGTCTCACAGCGTCTCACCAAGGGCCAGGCCTCCAGGACGCCCCATTAGTG GCCATGGAATGGACAGCCGACCTGCAATGGCCATCTTTGAACTGCTGGACTATATAGTTAATGAG ccacctcCCAAGTTGCCAAATGGAGTTTTCACACAAGATTTCCAGGAGTTTGTAAATAAATG CTTAATTAAGAATCCAGCGGAACGGGCAGATTTGAAGATGCTGATG AATCACACCTTCATCAAACGCTCTGAAGTGGAGGAGGTGGATTTCGCCGGCTGGCTCTGCAAAACACTGAGGTTAAACCAGCCCAGCACACCCACCCGTGCTGCCGTGTGA
- the MAP2K2 gene encoding dual specificity mitogen-activated protein kinase kinase 2 isoform X3, with product MPAKRKPVLPALTITPSPIEGPGPGGSAEGQAFSGPPQTDAPIISCRANLVDLQKKLEELELDEQQKKRLEAFLTQKAKVGELKDDDFERISELGAGNGGVVTKVQHKPSGLIMARKLIHLEIKPAIRNQIIRELQVLHECNSPYIVGFYGAFYSDGEISICMEHMDGGSLDQVLKEAKRIPEEILGKVSIAVLRGLAYLREKHQIMHRDVKPSNILVNSRGEIKLCDFGVSGQLIDSMANSFVGTRSYMSPERLQGTHYSVQSDIWSMGLSLVELSIGRYPIPPPDSKELEAIFGRPVVDGAEGESHSVSPRARPPGRPISGHGMDSRPAMAIFELLDYIVNEPPPKLPNGVFTQDFQEFVNKCLIKNPAERADLKMLMNHTFIKRSEVEEVDFAGWLCKTLRLNQPSTPTRAAV from the exons ATGCCGGCCAAGAGGAAGCCGGTGTTACCGGCCCTCACcatcacccccagccccattgagGGACCAGGGCCTGGAGGATCCGCAGA AGGACAGGCTTTCTCAGGACCCCCACAGACTGATGCCCCCATCATCTCCTGCAGGGCTAACCTGGTGGACCTACAGAagaagctggaggagctggagttGGATGAGCAGCAGAAGAAGCGTTTGGAAGCTTTCCTCACTCAGAAAGCTAAAGTGGGAGAGCTGAAGGATGATGACTTTGAGAGGATCTCCGAGCTGGGGGCTGGCAATGGTGGTGTGGTCACCAAAGTGCAACATAAACCTTCGGGGCTCATTATGGCACGGAAG CTGATTCATCTAGAAATCAAACCGGCCATCAGGAATCAGATTATCCgagagctgcaggtgctgcatgAGTGTAATTCCCCGTACATTGTGGGTTTTTATGGAGCTTTCTACAGCGATGGGGAGATTTCCATCTGCATGGAGCACATG GATGGTGGTTCCCTGGATCAAGTGTTGAAAGAAGCCAAAAGAATCCCTGAGGAAATACTGGGGAAAGTCAGTATAGCG GTCCTGAGAGGTTTGGCCTATCTGAGAGAGAAGCACCAAATCATGCACAGAG ATGTGAAGCCTTCCAACATCCTGGTTAACTCTCGAGGAGAGATTAAGCTGTGTGATTTTGGGGTCAGTGGTCAGCTCATTGACTCCATGGCAAACTCTTTTGTGGGAACTCGGTCCTACATGTCT CCTGAACGGTTGCAGGGCACTCATTACTCAGTCCAGTCTGACATCTGGAGTATGGGTCTGTCATTGGTGGAGCTTTCTATTGGAAGGTACCCAATACCCCCACCAGACTCCAAGGAACTGGAAGCAATATTTGGCCGTCCTGTGGTGGATGGGGCAGAGGGAGAGTCTCACAGCGTCTCACCAAGGGCCAGGCCTCCAGGACGCCCCATTAGTG GCCATGGAATGGACAGCCGACCTGCAATGGCCATCTTTGAACTGCTGGACTATATAGTTAATGAG ccacctcCCAAGTTGCCAAATGGAGTTTTCACACAAGATTTCCAGGAGTTTGTAAATAAATG CTTAATTAAGAATCCAGCGGAACGGGCAGATTTGAAGATGCTGATG AATCACACCTTCATCAAACGCTCTGAAGTGGAGGAGGTGGATTTCGCCGGCTGGCTCTGCAAAACACTGAGGTTAAACCAGCCCAGCACACCCACCCGTGCTGCCGTGTGA
- the MAP2K2 gene encoding dual specificity mitogen-activated protein kinase kinase 2 isoform X1: MEGTSFTPHFMAQQRRRELLAPSKVHPLLPTTTLPPRCAPGGHHQGALQPPPPYWFRPFDLMLRPARPAGAARPCRPRGSRCYRPSPSPPAPLRDQGLEDPQSEGQAFSGPPQTDAPIISCRANLVDLQKKLEELELDEQQKKRLEAFLTQKAKVGELKDDDFERISELGAGNGGVVTKVQHKPSGLIMARKLIHLEIKPAIRNQIIRELQVLHECNSPYIVGFYGAFYSDGEISICMEHMDGGSLDQVLKEAKRIPEEILGKVSIAVLRGLAYLREKHQIMHRDVKPSNILVNSRGEIKLCDFGVSGQLIDSMANSFVGTRSYMSPERLQGTHYSVQSDIWSMGLSLVELSIGRYPIPPPDSKELEAIFGRPVVDGAEGESHSVSPRARPPGRPISGHGMDSRPAMAIFELLDYIVNEPPPKLPNGVFTQDFQEFVNKCLIKNPAERADLKMLMNHTFIKRSEVEEVDFAGWLCKTLRLNQPSTPTRAAV, encoded by the exons ATGGAGGGCACCTCCTTCACGCCTCATTTTATGGCCCAACAGCGGAGACGGGAACTCCTTGCACCGAGCAAAGTCCATCCCCTCCTCCCTACCACCACCCTGCCACCACGCTGCGCTCCCGGCGGTcaccaccagggggcgctgcagcccccacccccctaTTGGTTCCGCCCCTTTGACTTGATGCTCCGCCCCGCTCGGCCCGCAGGCGCGGCCCGGCCATGCCGGCCAAGAGGAAGCCGGTGTTACCGGCCCTCACcatcacccccagccccattgagGGACCAGGGCCTGGAGGATCCGCAGAGTGA AGGACAGGCTTTCTCAGGACCCCCACAGACTGATGCCCCCATCATCTCCTGCAGGGCTAACCTGGTGGACCTACAGAagaagctggaggagctggagttGGATGAGCAGCAGAAGAAGCGTTTGGAAGCTTTCCTCACTCAGAAAGCTAAAGTGGGAGAGCTGAAGGATGATGACTTTGAGAGGATCTCCGAGCTGGGGGCTGGCAATGGTGGTGTGGTCACCAAAGTGCAACATAAACCTTCGGGGCTCATTATGGCACGGAAG CTGATTCATCTAGAAATCAAACCGGCCATCAGGAATCAGATTATCCgagagctgcaggtgctgcatgAGTGTAATTCCCCGTACATTGTGGGTTTTTATGGAGCTTTCTACAGCGATGGGGAGATTTCCATCTGCATGGAGCACATG GATGGTGGTTCCCTGGATCAAGTGTTGAAAGAAGCCAAAAGAATCCCTGAGGAAATACTGGGGAAAGTCAGTATAGCG GTCCTGAGAGGTTTGGCCTATCTGAGAGAGAAGCACCAAATCATGCACAGAG ATGTGAAGCCTTCCAACATCCTGGTTAACTCTCGAGGAGAGATTAAGCTGTGTGATTTTGGGGTCAGTGGTCAGCTCATTGACTCCATGGCAAACTCTTTTGTGGGAACTCGGTCCTACATGTCT CCTGAACGGTTGCAGGGCACTCATTACTCAGTCCAGTCTGACATCTGGAGTATGGGTCTGTCATTGGTGGAGCTTTCTATTGGAAGGTACCCAATACCCCCACCAGACTCCAAGGAACTGGAAGCAATATTTGGCCGTCCTGTGGTGGATGGGGCAGAGGGAGAGTCTCACAGCGTCTCACCAAGGGCCAGGCCTCCAGGACGCCCCATTAGTG GCCATGGAATGGACAGCCGACCTGCAATGGCCATCTTTGAACTGCTGGACTATATAGTTAATGAG ccacctcCCAAGTTGCCAAATGGAGTTTTCACACAAGATTTCCAGGAGTTTGTAAATAAATG CTTAATTAAGAATCCAGCGGAACGGGCAGATTTGAAGATGCTGATG AATCACACCTTCATCAAACGCTCTGAAGTGGAGGAGGTGGATTTCGCCGGCTGGCTCTGCAAAACACTGAGGTTAAACCAGCCCAGCACACCCACCCGTGCTGCCGTGTGA
- the MAP2K2 gene encoding dual specificity mitogen-activated protein kinase kinase 2 isoform X4: MPAKRKPVLPALTITPSPIEGPGPGGSAEANLVDLQKKLEELELDEQQKKRLEAFLTQKAKVGELKDDDFERISELGAGNGGVVTKVQHKPSGLIMARKLIHLEIKPAIRNQIIRELQVLHECNSPYIVGFYGAFYSDGEISICMEHMDGGSLDQVLKEAKRIPEEILGKVSIAVLRGLAYLREKHQIMHRDVKPSNILVNSRGEIKLCDFGVSGQLIDSMANSFVGTRSYMSPERLQGTHYSVQSDIWSMGLSLVELSIGRYPIPPPDSKELEAIFGRPVVDGAEGESHSVSPRARPPGRPISGHGMDSRPAMAIFELLDYIVNEPPPKLPNGVFTQDFQEFVNKCLIKNPAERADLKMLMVNGKNNLLSTLGGTRSASCCLIPSLPALKAGNSPGCA; the protein is encoded by the exons ATGCCGGCCAAGAGGAAGCCGGTGTTACCGGCCCTCACcatcacccccagccccattgagGGACCAGGGCCTGGAGGATCCGCAGA GGCTAACCTGGTGGACCTACAGAagaagctggaggagctggagttGGATGAGCAGCAGAAGAAGCGTTTGGAAGCTTTCCTCACTCAGAAAGCTAAAGTGGGAGAGCTGAAGGATGATGACTTTGAGAGGATCTCCGAGCTGGGGGCTGGCAATGGTGGTGTGGTCACCAAAGTGCAACATAAACCTTCGGGGCTCATTATGGCACGGAAG CTGATTCATCTAGAAATCAAACCGGCCATCAGGAATCAGATTATCCgagagctgcaggtgctgcatgAGTGTAATTCCCCGTACATTGTGGGTTTTTATGGAGCTTTCTACAGCGATGGGGAGATTTCCATCTGCATGGAGCACATG GATGGTGGTTCCCTGGATCAAGTGTTGAAAGAAGCCAAAAGAATCCCTGAGGAAATACTGGGGAAAGTCAGTATAGCG GTCCTGAGAGGTTTGGCCTATCTGAGAGAGAAGCACCAAATCATGCACAGAG ATGTGAAGCCTTCCAACATCCTGGTTAACTCTCGAGGAGAGATTAAGCTGTGTGATTTTGGGGTCAGTGGTCAGCTCATTGACTCCATGGCAAACTCTTTTGTGGGAACTCGGTCCTACATGTCT CCTGAACGGTTGCAGGGCACTCATTACTCAGTCCAGTCTGACATCTGGAGTATGGGTCTGTCATTGGTGGAGCTTTCTATTGGAAGGTACCCAATACCCCCACCAGACTCCAAGGAACTGGAAGCAATATTTGGCCGTCCTGTGGTGGATGGGGCAGAGGGAGAGTCTCACAGCGTCTCACCAAGGGCCAGGCCTCCAGGACGCCCCATTAGTG GCCATGGAATGGACAGCCGACCTGCAATGGCCATCTTTGAACTGCTGGACTATATAGTTAATGAG ccacctcCCAAGTTGCCAAATGGAGTTTTCACACAAGATTTCCAGGAGTTTGTAAATAAATG CTTAATTAAGAATCCAGCGGAACGGGCAGATTTGAAGATGCTGATGGTAAATGGGAAGAACAATCTTCTTTCTACACTGGGTGGCACCAGATCTGCAAGCTGCTGcctcatcccatcccttccagctctaaaGGCTGGAAACTCCCCTGGCTGTGCCTGA
- the SIRT6 gene encoding NAD-dependent protein deacetylase sirtuin-6: MAVNYAAGLSPYSDKGKCGLPEIFDPPEELERKVCELADLIRSSSNVVFHTGAGISTASGIPDFRGPNGVWTMEEKGLSPKFDTTFENARPSKTHMALLGLQRVGILKFLVSQNVDGLHVRSGFPRDKLAELHGNMFVEECTKCGKQYVRDAVVGSMGLKPTGRLCSVTKARGLRACRGKLRDTILDWEDSLPDRDLTLADEACRKADLSVTLGTSLQIKPSGNLPLITKKRGGKLVIVNLQATKHDKQADLRIHAYVDDVMTKLMKHLGLEVPEWTGPVVVESADSAKPEEIYTFKPEAHGLLKEEPFPQHNGTAGQCPDLGTTLVEHGDNLKQERPSPGTGPPLTKKMKVEPLLT; encoded by the exons ATGGCGGTGAATTACGCGGCCGGGCTCTCGCCCTACTCGGATAAAGGCAAATGCGGCCTCCCCGAG ATTTTTGATCCACCTGAAGAGCTGGAGAGGAAGGTGTGTGAGCTGGCAGACTTGATAAGGAGCTCTTCCAATGTGGTGTTCCACACAGGGGCTGGTATCAGCACCGCTTCAGGGATCCCTGACTTCAG GGGGCCTAATGGTGTCTGGACTATGGAAGAGAAGGGGCTTTCCCCCAAATTTGACACCACCTTTGAGAACGCCAGGCCCTCCAAGACTCACATGGCACTTCTGGGGCTGCAGAGAGTCGGCATCCTGAAATTCCTGGTCAGCCAGAACGTGGATGGCCTTCATGTGCGCTCAGGATTCCCACG GGACAAGTTGGCTGAGCTCCACGGGAACATGTTTGTGGAGGAGTGCACGAAATGTGGCAA GCAGTACGTGCGGGATGCTGTTGTGGGCAGCATGGGGCTGAAGCCAACGGGCAGGCTGTGCAGCGTCACCAAAGCACGAGGGCTACGGGCCTGCAG AGGGAAGTTAAGAGACACTATTCTGGACTGGGAAGATTCCCTGCCTGACCGTGACCTCACACTAGCAGATGAAGCCTGCAG AAAAGCTGATCTCTCTGTTACACTGGGGACCTCTCTGCAGATCAAACCCAGTGGCAACCTCCCACTGATCACAAAGAAGAGAGGAGGGAAGCTGGTCATAGTCAACCTGCAAGCAACCAAGCAT GACAAACAGGCCGACCTGCGCATTCATGCTTATGTCGATGATGTCATGACAAAACTGATGAAGCACCTGGGACTGGAAGTCCCAGAGTGGACAGGGCCAGTGGTGGTGGAAAGTGCTGACTCTGCCAAGCCTGAAGAGATCTACACATTTAAGCCCGAGGCTCACGGGTTGCTCAAGGAGGAGCCCTTTCCCCAACACAATGGAACAGCTGGGCAGTGCCCTGACCTTGGGACCACGCTGGTGGAGCACGGTGACAATCTGAAGCAGGAGCGTCCCAGTCCAGGCACAGGACCACCACTGACAAAGAAGATGAAGGTAGAGCCTCTCCTCACCTGA
- the CREB3L3 gene encoding LOW QUALITY PROTEIN: cyclic AMP-responsive element-binding protein 3-like protein 3 (The sequence of the model RefSeq protein was modified relative to this genomic sequence to represent the inferred CDS: deleted 1 base in 1 codon): MCCWSLNFATRVRASQRRRWPGSVSCTPKEFRGQDGSEGSPLELGSHTAMASTVGSLDSIDLLDLLFDRQDGILRGVELGTTPPSTWHEDGRAQDGEDFLSSILGSGDSISDSPSWSPGVSDSGISEDPPSDQLDSPPGCCDGGLSEAPYAFTNSCQVLTHPGGNRASHPEVSIDLDMWNPGFYLEEGRGLSTVPAPASCTLTVKDLLLSGSSDAQPQMPSSLLRQGQGQFQELVLTEDEKKLLAKEGVSLPTQLPLTKYEERVLKKIRRKIRNKQSAQESRKKKKEYIDGLESRMSACTAQNQELQRKVLHLEKQNSSLLEQLKKLQALVVQSSNKAAQTGTCIAVLLLSFALIVFPSISPFAPSKAETGGDFGPVRVFSRSLHNAAASRVAYAQPRAGDEKPPEPLWSKHQDETETLHKAFGSSSFTPHLDKAPTRNNTPPLASEGLSQSDGDQSGTALGDSTALHQSLTSLAWTEADHSRPTVLEPAEEL; the protein is encoded by the exons ATGTGTTGTTGGAGTTTAAACTTTGCCACTCGGGTCAGGGCATCGCAAAGGAGGAGGTGGCCAGGCTCGGTGTCTTGCACACCAAAG GAATTCAGAGGCCAGGACGGATCTGAGGGTTCCCCATTGGAGTTGGGATCTCACACAG CCATGGCCTCTACTGTGGGCAGCCTCGACAGCATCGACCTGCTGGACCTCCTGTTTGACCGGCAGGATGGAATCCTCCGTGGTGTGGAGCTGGGAACGACACCCCCGAGCACCTGGCATGAGGATGGG CGTGCCCAGGATGGCGAAGACTTCCTTAGCTCCATTCTAGGCTCTGGGGACTCGATATCAGACTCTCCCAGCTGGTCTCCAGGTGTCAGTGACAGTGGAATCTCTGAGGATCCCCCCTCTGATCAACTCGACAGCCCCCCCGGGTGCTGTGATGGAGGGCTCAGTGAGGCCCCATACGCCTTCACCAACTCCTGCCAGGTTCTGACGCACCCTGGGGGCAACAGAGCCTCCCACCCTGAGGTCTCCATTGACCTGG ATATGTGGAACCCTGGTTTCTACCTGGAAGAGGGTCGGGGTCTGTCCACAGTCCCTGCGCCTGCATCCTGTACCCTCACTGTCAAGGATCTGCTGCTCTCAGGCAGCTCTGATGCT cagccacagatgcCCAGCTCCCTACTGAGGCAGGGCCAGGGGCAGTTCCAGGAGCTTGTGCTGACAGAGGATGAGAAGAAGCTGCTGGCAAAGGAGggggtgtccctgcctacacAGCTGCCCCTCACCAAG TATGAGGAGCGAGTGCTGAAGAAGATCCGGAGGAAGATCAGAAACAAGCAGTCAGCTCAGGAGAGCCGtaagaagaagaaggaatatATCGATGGGCTGGAGAGTCG GATGTCAGCGTGCACAGCTCAAaaccaggagctgcagaggaaagTCCTGCACCTAGAGAAGCAGAACTC GTCTCTCCTGGAGCAACTGAAGAAGCTCCAGGCTCTGGTGGTGCAGTCGAGCaataaagcagcacagacaggaaCCTGCATTGCG gtcctgctgctctccttcgCACTCATTGTCTTCCCCTCCATCAGCCCTTTCGCCCCTAGCAAGGCTGAGACAGGTGGTGACTTCGGACCAGTGCGAG TTTTCTCCAGGTCCCTGCATAACGCAGCTGCCTCCCGTGTGGCTTATGCACAGCCCCGAGCTGGGGATGAGAAGCCACCAGAGCCACTGTGGTCAAAGCATCAGGATGAAACTGAGACACTGCACAAAGCctttggcagcagctccttcactCCACACCTTGATAAAGCTCCCACCCGAAACAACACGCCACCACTTGCCTCAGAGGGGCTGAGCCAGAGTGATGGGGACCAATCTGGCACTGCATTGGGggacagcactgcactgcaccaAAGCCTGACGTCACTTGCTTGGACCGAAGCTGACCACAGCAGGCCCACAGTGCTGGAACCAGCTGAGGAGCTTTAA
- the MAP2K2 gene encoding dual specificity mitogen-activated protein kinase kinase 2 isoform X5, whose protein sequence is MPAKRKPVLPALTITPSPIEGPGPGGSAEANLVDLQKKLEELELDEQQKKRLEAFLTQKAKVGELKDDDFERISELGAGNGGVVTKVQHKPSGLIMARKLIHLEIKPAIRNQIIRELQVLHECNSPYIVGFYGAFYSDGEISICMEHMDGGSLDQVLKEAKRIPEEILGKVSIAVLRGLAYLREKHQIMHRDVKPSNILVNSRGEIKLCDFGVSGQLIDSMANSFVGTRSYMSPERLQGTHYSVQSDIWSMGLSLVELSIGRYPIPPPDSKELEAIFGRPVVDGAEGESHSVSPRARPPGRPISGHGMDSRPAMAIFELLDYIVNEPPPKLPNGVFTQDFQEFVNKCLIKNPAERADLKMLMNHTFIKRSEVEEVDFAGWLCKTLRLNQPSTPTRAAV, encoded by the exons ATGCCGGCCAAGAGGAAGCCGGTGTTACCGGCCCTCACcatcacccccagccccattgagGGACCAGGGCCTGGAGGATCCGCAGA GGCTAACCTGGTGGACCTACAGAagaagctggaggagctggagttGGATGAGCAGCAGAAGAAGCGTTTGGAAGCTTTCCTCACTCAGAAAGCTAAAGTGGGAGAGCTGAAGGATGATGACTTTGAGAGGATCTCCGAGCTGGGGGCTGGCAATGGTGGTGTGGTCACCAAAGTGCAACATAAACCTTCGGGGCTCATTATGGCACGGAAG CTGATTCATCTAGAAATCAAACCGGCCATCAGGAATCAGATTATCCgagagctgcaggtgctgcatgAGTGTAATTCCCCGTACATTGTGGGTTTTTATGGAGCTTTCTACAGCGATGGGGAGATTTCCATCTGCATGGAGCACATG GATGGTGGTTCCCTGGATCAAGTGTTGAAAGAAGCCAAAAGAATCCCTGAGGAAATACTGGGGAAAGTCAGTATAGCG GTCCTGAGAGGTTTGGCCTATCTGAGAGAGAAGCACCAAATCATGCACAGAG ATGTGAAGCCTTCCAACATCCTGGTTAACTCTCGAGGAGAGATTAAGCTGTGTGATTTTGGGGTCAGTGGTCAGCTCATTGACTCCATGGCAAACTCTTTTGTGGGAACTCGGTCCTACATGTCT CCTGAACGGTTGCAGGGCACTCATTACTCAGTCCAGTCTGACATCTGGAGTATGGGTCTGTCATTGGTGGAGCTTTCTATTGGAAGGTACCCAATACCCCCACCAGACTCCAAGGAACTGGAAGCAATATTTGGCCGTCCTGTGGTGGATGGGGCAGAGGGAGAGTCTCACAGCGTCTCACCAAGGGCCAGGCCTCCAGGACGCCCCATTAGTG GCCATGGAATGGACAGCCGACCTGCAATGGCCATCTTTGAACTGCTGGACTATATAGTTAATGAG ccacctcCCAAGTTGCCAAATGGAGTTTTCACACAAGATTTCCAGGAGTTTGTAAATAAATG CTTAATTAAGAATCCAGCGGAACGGGCAGATTTGAAGATGCTGATG AATCACACCTTCATCAAACGCTCTGAAGTGGAGGAGGTGGATTTCGCCGGCTGGCTCTGCAAAACACTGAGGTTAAACCAGCCCAGCACACCCACCCGTGCTGCCGTGTGA
- the C2CD4C gene encoding C2 calcium-dependent domain-containing protein 4C, which yields MWLLERLRGMAENSGSRGSGPDDSPRGSRYSNVLTPDKIPDFFIPPKLSAAPAEPEGTEPTAPPVLGPSVSEQDLTERKTPRSPRPPSRPRAKSSGRHIIQIESAEDWTAEGGFGTNVDPQAQTAMSLPYVPKAQTSYGFATLVESPHTRRKESLFHSEHSSLCPSPVTSPSAQRRAKLNGESRAQAPADLGAALMHPGRYFSGGESDTCSSAESSPFGSPLLSRSVSLLKIFSQESQSKVIKLKHSVARNSSLSTDDSSADTSPSAQRRSRSAPAGGQPTAGTELPQGRPREHSLRLSRGGRLRLTADYDPSNARLRVQLICAEDLYDALVDVRGIHCCVSLCLNPGKLQKQRSTIIKNSRNPVFNEDFFFDGLGPSHVRKLSLKLKVVNKGSSLKRDTLLGEKELPLSALL from the coding sequence ATGTGGCTCTTGGAGCGGCTGCGCGGCATGGCGGAGAACAGCGGCTCACGGGGCTCGGGGCCCGACGATTCCCCGCGGGGCTCCCGCTATAGCAACGTCCTCACCCCCGATAAAATCCCCGACTTCTTCATCCCTCCCAAGCTGAGCGCTGCGCCCGCTGAGCCTGAGGGTACCGAGCCCACCGCACCGCCCGTCCTGGGTCCATCCGTCTCGGAGCAAGACCTGACCGAGCGTAAGACCCCACGCAGCCCCCGGCCTCCCAGCCGACCCCGTGCGAAGTCATCCGGCCGGCACATCATCCAGATCGAGAGCGCCGAGGACTGGACGGCTGAAGGAGGCTTCGGTACCAACGTGGACCCTCAGGCTCAGACAGCCATGTCTCTGCCCTACGTACCCAAAGCTCAGACCTCATACGGTTTCGCCACGCTGGTGGAGAGCCCCCACACCCGACGGAAGGAATCTCTATTCCACAGCgagcacagcagcctctgcccATCGCCGGTCACCTCTCCTAGTGCCCAACGCAGGGCAAAGCTCAACggtgagagcagagctcaggcaCCTGCCGACCTGGGGGCGGCCCTAATGCACCCCGGGCGTTATTTCAGCGGTGGTGAAAGCGATACGTGTTCCTCGGCCGAGTCCTCACCCTTCGGTTCACCCCTCCTCTCCCGTTCCGTCTCTCTGCTAAAGATCTTCAGCCAGGAGAGCCAGTCCAAGGTCATCAAGCTGAAACACTCGGTTGCTCGTAACAGCTCCCTGTCTACCGATGACAGCTCAGCCGACACCAGCCCCAGCGCTCAGCGTCGTTCCAGGAGCGCTCCGGCCGGGGGACAACCGACAGCGGGCACGGAGCTGCCGCAGGGTCGGCCCCGTGAGCACAGCCTGAGGCTCAGCCGGGGTGGTCGCCTCCGTCTGACTGCTGATTATGACCCTTCCAACGCCCGGCTCCGAGTGCAGCTCATCTGTGCTGAGGATCTGTACGATGCTCTGGTCGATGTTCGTGGCATCCACTGCTGCGTTTCGCTCTGTCTCAACCCTGggaagctgcagaagcagcGCAGCACCATCATCAAGAACAGCCGCAACCCTGTCTTCAATGAGGACTTCTTCTTCGATGGGCTGGGCCCCAGCCACGTCAGGAAGCTGTCCCTCAAGCTGAAGGTGGTCAACAAAGGCAGCAGCCTGAAGCGGGACACACTGCTGGGGGAGAAGGAGCTCCCTCTCAGCGCCCTGCTGTAG